The window CAGCGCTTTCCCCACACCGGATTCCACCAATACCTTGCCGAACACGCCACCTGCACCAGTCACCATAATCACGACGGCTGCGGCAGGCATGGCGTCCCCCATAACGTTGCCGGTCTTTTCAAGCGACCAGCCGCGACGCATGGCGATAAAATAAAATGCCAGCGCTAGAGCGATGAGTAATGCCACTGCAGGGGAACCGACCAACGTAGTGATGTTACGCAGTGGGTGGCCTACGGGGAAAAGTGTTGCCGCTACCGTACCGAGCATGATAATTGCGATAGGAATGACGATTAGCGCAGTTACCAGACTCGCAGAGGGGGCATTTTTATGTTGGACGGCCTCACTTTTGTCTTCCGTTTTCGTGAGTTGTAATTGCTCCAGCACATCAACAGATAAGGCGTATTGGCGGCGGTTGATATATTTGGCGACCCAGAAACCGATAATGCCAACAGGAATAGAAATCGCCAGCCCCAATATGGTTAACCAGCCCACATCGGCTTTTAACAAACTGGCCGCGGCCACTGGGCCTGGGTGGGGGGGAAGCGCAACGTGCACAGTCAGCATGACACCAGCGACGGGCAAACCGAATTTAAGTGGAGAGACTTTCGCGACTTTCGCAAAGCCGTAAATAATCGGGGCGAGGATAATAAAGCCGACATCAAAAAATACCGGAATACCGAGAATAAATGCTGCCATAGTCAGCGCCGCAATAACGCGCTTTTCTCCCAGTGTTTGGGTAAATTTCCTTGCCAGAGATTCAGCTCCGCCAGAAATTTCGATCATTCTTCCCAACATGGCACCCAGTCCGATGATCATGGTGATCGAGCCGAGAACGCCTCCCATGCCACTGGACATGACTTTCATTATTTCTTCTGTGGGTATTCCGGTTGCCAGCGCAACAAGTAAGCTGACGACCAGCAGGGCGACAAAGGGCTGTATTTTAAATTTAATGACCATCAGCAACAGGAGTAATACCCCGGCGATAGCGATGCAGAGTAAGAGCGAGGTGGCCATGTTCTTATCCTCATTGACCCATTTTGCAATTCAGAGGCTGAAAAGGTATTGGGTTATTGTTTTATTTGAAGAAAAGGGTGACCTGATTCCCACATTGAAATAATGCGGGAATCTGACCTTTTCTCGTATTTTATAAAGGTGTCTCTGGTGTTTGCTTTTTTATAAAATAGTAACGTATTGCCGTGATAATTTATTTCTTCAGCCAGGGTTTAATCCATCCCAGCCCGTCTTCCGTTTTGCCTCGCGGGTTATATTCACAACCAACCCAGCCGCCATAATTCACGCGATCCAATTCGGCAAAGATGAACGGGTAATTAATCTCTCCTTCATCGGGTTCATGCCGTGCAGGAACCGAGGCAATTTGAATATGTCCGATGCGGCCATCCAAATCGTGAATAATTTGCGTCAGGTTGCCATCGACAATTTGCGCGTGGAAGAAATCCAACTGGATATAGACGTTCGGCCGATCGATCAGATTGGCTAATTCCAGCGCCTGATACTGACTAGCGAACAGATAATTCGGCTTCACTTTCGCGCTCAGCGCTTCAATCATGATATTGATGCCGTGCGGTGCAAATTTATCGGCGGCGTAGCGCAGGTTATCAATAAAGGTTTGCTGATAGGCTGCGCGGTCTTCACCGGGCGGGACGACCCCCCCCATCACCAGTACCGAAGGACAGTTGAGCGCCAGCGCATATTCCAGCGCGTTATCGATATCCCGGCGAGCATCTTCAATGCGATCGGGCAGGGCGGATACGCCCCATTCGCCCGCGGCGATATTGCCGGGCGCAGTATTGAACAACACCTGCTTCAGGCCATTTTCCCGCAGCTTTTCCGCCAGCAGCGGTGCCGGATATTCATAAGGAAACAGGTACTCGACCGAAGTGAAACCCGCATCGGCAGCGGCTTTAAAACGATCGAGAAACGGCACGTCGGTAAACAGCATAGAAAGATTGGCAGCAAACTTAGGCATGGTTAACTCCTCGGTTCAGCAAAAAATGGCTCATCAAGAGAGCTCTGCAATATCGTCAGCGGTGAGGTAGCGAATTTTTCGATCACCGAGAATAAAAATCAGCTTGGCGGTTTCTTCCAGCTCTTCCATGTTGTCCGCCGCCGCACGCAGATCCTTGCCAGTGACGACCGGGCCGTGGTTAGCCAATAAGAACGCCTTGTAGCGCGAGGCCAGCTTCGCCAGATCTTCACCGAGCCGTGCATCGCCGGGACGGTAATAAGGGACGACGGGCACTTTACCGACGCGCATCACCACATAAGGCGTGAACGGCTTGATGGCATCCTGCGTATCCAGCCCTTCCAGACATGAGAGTGCCGTCAGGTAGGTGCTGTGCAGGTGGACGATCGCTTTGCATTCGGGGTCGTTACGGTAAATCGACAGGTGAAAGCTGACCTCTTTCGACGGCTTATCCCCGGAGATCCACTCGCCGCTCAGGCTGACTTTGGACAACCGCTCGGCATCCAGGTCGCCGAGACAGGAGCCGGTTGGCGTTGCCAACAGCGTGCCATCATCCAATAGCAACGAGAGGTTGCCCGCTGAGCCGGTGGCGTAGCCGCGCTGGAAAAAGGACGCGCCCAGTTTGACCATTTCCGCGCGTGCGCGCTGCTCGCTGTTCAGTGCGGCTTCAGTGTTGTGGTGTTTTTCACTCATGCGGCAAACTCCTTTTGAGCGCGGGCAAAAAAGTCTTCATCACCGAAATTGCCGGATTTCAACGCCAGCGAAAGCGGATGATTGGTGGAACGTACCCACGGCACGCCGGGAGAAATGGATGGCCCGATATGGAACGCGTGAATGCCCAGCGTTTGCACCACGATGCTGGAGGTTTCCCCGCCCGCAATGATGAAGCGCTGGAAGCCATCCTGCTGAAGCTGGCGGGCGACGGCGGCAAACAGTTTCTCCACCGCCTGACTGCTGGCTTCTGCGCCCCAGCGCTGCTGAATCTGCGCCAGTTCGTCGGGTGACGACGTGGCGTATAGCAGCGGCGCCAGTGCGTCGTCGCGATGTGCTTTTACCCAGTCGGCCAGTTCCTGCACGTAGGCTTGCTGGGCATCATCGCTTTCCAGACAGCGAGCGACGTCAATCGCGCGACCCGCCGCCTGTTTCAGGTAGTGAGCAACCTGCTTGTTGGTCATTACTGAGCAGGAGCCGGACAGCACAACGCCTGCGCCGGATTGTGGCTTGCCTGCCTCGGTGGCGGAACCGGTTTGTTTTGTTGAGTCTGCCAGCTGGCGTGCCAGACCAATCGCCAGGCCGGAACCGCCAGTGACCAGTTTCATGTCGCGCAGTGCTTCACCCTGTGTTAGCAGGTGTTGTTCGTTCAACGTATCCAGCACTACATAGCGGATACCCTGTTCTTTCAACTGTGCCAGCCGCTGTTTGACGGCTTCCGCGCCCTGATCCATCACGGCATACGGCACCAGACCACATTGCCCCGCCGCCTGCTGTTCCATGACGCGCATCAGGTTGCTGTCCGTCATCGGTGTAACCGGATGGTGGCGCATCCCGGATTCTGACAACAGCTGATCCATCACGAATAAATGCCCTTGATAGACGGTTCTGCCGTTCACCGGCAGCGCTGGAGAGATGATGGTCTGCGTTTCACCGAGCTGTTCCAACAGCGCATCGGTTACCGGACCGATGTTGCCTTTTGCTGTGCTGTCGAAGGTGGAGCAATATTTAAAGTAGAACTGCTGGCAGCCCTGCTGTTGCAGCCATGCCAGCGCCTTGAGTGAATCCGCCACGGCCTGTTCCGCCGGACAGGAGCGCGATTTCAGGCTAATGACCACGGCCTGCGTTTCGACCTTAAAATCGGACGGCGGTACGCCGTTGAGTTGTACGGTCGGCAGCCCGTTGTTGACCAGAAAGCTGGCGATATCCGTTGCGCCGGTAAAATCATCGGCGATCACACCTAGCTTGATCATGGCGCCTCCTTCTTTTCCGGTAGCGTAATGCCGTTAAAGATCTTGATGACCGCGCTGTCGTCTTCTTTACCAAATCCGGCGTTGCTGGCGGCGGTAAACATGTTGAACGCGGTAGAGGCCAGCGGCAGTGGGAAATGGAGCGATTTGGCGGTGTCGGTGACCAGCCCCAGATCTTTCACGAAAATATCAACGGCGGATTTTGGCGTGTAATCGCCATCGACAACGTGACGCATGCGGTTTTCAAACATCCAGGAATTTCCGGCGGCGTTGGTCACCACGTCATACATGATATCCAGCGGGATATCGGCACGGGCGGCTAGCGCCATTGCTTCCGCACCAGCAGCGATATGTACGCCTGCCAGCAACTGGTGAATAATTTTAACCGTTGCGCCCAGCCCGATTTCTTCACCGATGCGGTAGACCTTGCCCGCGACGGCATCCAGCACGGGCTTCAGTTTCTCAAAAGCCAGATCGGAACCGGATGCCATGACCGTCATGTCGCCTGCAGCAGCTTTTGCTGCCCCGCCGGACACCGGTGCATCCAGCATGATTAGCTGATGCTCAGCCAGACGCTGTTCAATGTTTTTGGCATCCTGCGCGGAGATCGTGGAAGACACCATGACCACGGTGCCGGGCTTGAGTTTCGCGGCGACCTGCGGTTCACCGAACAAAATGCCGTTCACCTGTGCGGCGTTTACGACCAGCAGCACCACGGCATCCAACTTGTCAGCGAAGGCATCAATACGTGTGTCGGCCTGCGCCGCACCCGCTTGACGTAACCGCTCCAGCGC is drawn from Pectobacterium aroidearum and contains these coding sequences:
- the otnC gene encoding 3-oxo-tetronate 4-phosphate decarboxylase; translation: MSEKHHNTEAALNSEQRARAEMVKLGASFFQRGYATGSAGNLSLLLDDGTLLATPTGSCLGDLDAERLSKVSLSGEWISGDKPSKEVSFHLSIYRNDPECKAIVHLHSTYLTALSCLEGLDTQDAIKPFTPYVVMRVGKVPVVPYYRPGDARLGEDLAKLASRYKAFLLANHGPVVTGKDLRAAADNMEELEETAKLIFILGDRKIRYLTADDIAELS
- a CDS encoding GntP family transporter, with the translated sequence MATSLLLCIAIAGVLLLLLMVIKFKIQPFVALLVVSLLVALATGIPTEEIMKVMSSGMGGVLGSITMIIGLGAMLGRMIEISGGAESLARKFTQTLGEKRVIAALTMAAFILGIPVFFDVGFIILAPIIYGFAKVAKVSPLKFGLPVAGVMLTVHVALPPHPGPVAAASLLKADVGWLTILGLAISIPVGIIGFWVAKYINRRQYALSVDVLEQLQLTKTEDKSEAVQHKNAPSASLVTALIVIPIAIIMLGTVAATLFPVGHPLRNITTLVGSPAVALLIALALAFYFIAMRRGWSLEKTGNVMGDAMPAAAVVIMVTGAGGVFGKVLVESGVGKALADTLTSIHLPLVPAAFLLSLALRASQGSATVAILTTCGLLSEAVSGLNQMQLVLVTLSACFGGLGLSHVNDSGFWIVTKYLGLSVADGLRTWTVLTTILGLAGFLFTWALWLVM
- the otnI gene encoding 2-oxo-tetronate isomerase, which gives rise to MPKFAANLSMLFTDVPFLDRFKAAADAGFTSVEYLFPYEYPAPLLAEKLRENGLKQVLFNTAPGNIAAGEWGVSALPDRIEDARRDIDNALEYALALNCPSVLVMGGVVPPGEDRAAYQQTFIDNLRYAADKFAPHGINIMIEALSAKVKPNYLFASQYQALELANLIDRPNVYIQLDFFHAQIVDGNLTQIIHDLDGRIGHIQIASVPARHEPDEGEINYPFIFAELDRVNYGGWVGCEYNPRGKTEDGLGWIKPWLKK
- the otnK gene encoding 3-oxo-tetronate kinase, which encodes MIKLGVIADDFTGATDIASFLVNNGLPTVQLNGVPPSDFKVETQAVVISLKSRSCPAEQAVADSLKALAWLQQQGCQQFYFKYCSTFDSTAKGNIGPVTDALLEQLGETQTIISPALPVNGRTVYQGHLFVMDQLLSESGMRHHPVTPMTDSNLMRVMEQQAAGQCGLVPYAVMDQGAEAVKQRLAQLKEQGIRYVVLDTLNEQHLLTQGEALRDMKLVTGGSGLAIGLARQLADSTKQTGSATEAGKPQSGAGVVLSGSCSVMTNKQVAHYLKQAAGRAIDVARCLESDDAQQAYVQELADWVKAHRDDALAPLLYATSSPDELAQIQQRWGAEASSQAVEKLFAAVARQLQQDGFQRFIIAGGETSSIVVQTLGIHAFHIGPSISPGVPWVRSTNHPLSLALKSGNFGDEDFFARAQKEFAA
- the ltnD gene encoding L-threonate dehydrogenase encodes the protein MKKTSDYAVAVIGLGSMGFGAAASCINAGLTTYGVDINPQALERLRQAGAAQADTRIDAFADKLDAVVLLVVNAAQVNGILFGEPQVAAKLKPGTVVMVSSTISAQDAKNIEQRLAEHQLIMLDAPVSGGAAKAAAGDMTVMASGSDLAFEKLKPVLDAVAGKVYRIGEEIGLGATVKIIHQLLAGVHIAAGAEAMALAARADIPLDIMYDVVTNAAGNSWMFENRMRHVVDGDYTPKSAVDIFVKDLGLVTDTAKSLHFPLPLASTAFNMFTAASNAGFGKEDDSAVIKIFNGITLPEKKEAP